The DNA segment GCCCACCTAGACATGCACGCCCGCCACCTGAAGGCGCACGTGGACCAGCTGGCCGCGAAGAAGTACTGGACGGCGTTCGACGAGGCCACCGACTTCGTGGTGCTGTTCGTGCCGGCCGACCCGTTCCTGGACGCGGCCCTGCAGCGCGACCCGATGCTGATGGAGCAGGCGTTCCGCCGCAACGTCGTGCTGGCCACCCCGGCGACGCTGGTGGCGCTGCTGCGGACCGTCGCGTACTCGTGGCGGCAGGAGGCGCTGACGCACAACGCGGTGGCGGTGCACAGCCTGGCCCGGGACCTCTACGCCCGGCTGGCCACCATGGGCGACCACGTGGCGAAGCTGGGCACGTCGCTGGGCGGGGCGGTGACCGCGTACAACAAGGCGGTCGGCTCCCTGGAGTCACGGGTGCTGGTCAGCGCCCGCAAGCTGGCCGAGATGGGTGTGGCCGACGACGACCTGGTCGAGGTCCCCCAGGTCGAGGTGATGCCCCGCCAGCCGCAGGCGCCCGAGCTCAGCCAGCAGCCCTAGCGGCGGCCGCGGCCTTCATGTCGCGCCGCAGCTCCTGCGGCAGTGAGAAGGTCAGCCGTTCCTCGGCCGTCGTGTACTCCGTGACCTCGCCGAAGCCGCGCTCGGCGAGGTGCGCGAGCACCTCCATGACCAGCTCGTCGGGGACGCTGGCGCCGGAGGAGACACCGACCGTCGCGGCGCCGGCGAGCCACTCGTCCTGGATCTCGGAGGCGTAGTCGACCAGGTGGCCGGCGCGGGCGCCGGCGCCGAGGGCGACCTCGACGAGGCGCACCGAGTTCGACGAGTTCCGCGAACCGACGACGATCACCACGTCGCAGTCCGGGGCGATCTCCTTGATCACGTGCTGCCGGTTGGAGGTGGCGTAGCAGATGTCGTCGCTGGGCGGCGACTGCAGCAGCGGCAGCCGGGTCTTGAGCCGGGCCACCGTCTCCATGGTCTCGTCGACCGAGAGGGTGGTCTGCGACAGCCAGACGACCTTGGACGGGTCGCGGACCACGACGTTCGCCACGTCGTCGGGGCCGTCCACGAGCTGGATGTGGGCGGGAGCCTCACCGGCGGTGCCGATGACCTCCTCGTGGCCCTCGTGGCCGATCAGCAGGATGTCGTAGTCCTCGGCGGCGAACCGTTTCGCCTCGTGGTGCACCTTCGTCACCAGCGGGCAGGTCGCGTCGATCGCCTTGAGGTTGCGCTCGCGGGCCTGGTCGTGGACCTCGGGCGCCACGCCGTGGGCGGAGAAGACCACGGTCGAGCCCTCGGGGACCTCGTAGTTCTCCTCCACGAAGATCGCACCGCGGGCTTCCAGGGTGCTGACCACGTGCTTGTTGTGCACGATCTGTTTGCGAACGTAAACCGGGGCGCCGTAGAGCTTCAGCGCCTCCTCGACGGTCTGCACGGCACGGTCGACGCCGGCGCAGTAACCGCGCGGCTTGGCAAGCAGCACCCGCTTACGAACATCAGTCACCCGGCCATCGTACGTGGGACCCTCCCGTACCTGTCGATCTGCGACCAGTGCCACAGCTCGCAGT comes from the Actinoplanes sp. OR16 genome and includes:
- a CDS encoding 4-hydroxy-3-methylbut-2-enyl diphosphate reductase, which translates into the protein MPLRAVALVADRQVREGPTYDGRVTDVRKRVLLAKPRGYCAGVDRAVQTVEEALKLYGAPVYVRKQIVHNKHVVSTLEARGAIFVEENYEVPEGSTVVFSAHGVAPEVHDQARERNLKAIDATCPLVTKVHHEAKRFAAEDYDILLIGHEGHEEVIGTAGEAPAHIQLVDGPDDVANVVVRDPSKVVWLSQTTLSVDETMETVARLKTRLPLLQSPPSDDICYATSNRQHVIKEIAPDCDVVIVVGSRNSSNSVRLVEVALGAGARAGHLVDYASEIQDEWLAGAATVGVSSGASVPDELVMEVLAHLAERGFGEVTEYTTAEERLTFSLPQELRRDMKAAAAARAAG